From the genome of Ignavibacteriales bacterium, one region includes:
- a CDS encoding TonB-dependent receptor yields MKTRIMLHQIKKNFVLLVIILCTTNLIFAQKGKISGKILDDRTSETLISANIVLEGTNLGATSDVDGRYTILNISPGKYSVTASMIGYGKLTKSQVEVFIDRTTDVSFRLKDVSIQFQQVTIVAEKPKIIKDQTSTANTMDDEQIKAAPIEGLRGALDLSSSFQKDDKGNYSVRGSGSYEINFQVNGISQSQSITSAPAGGAGVDKADNSYKYDVNPLAVQQVQVISGGFSAEYGNAQAGIVKVALKEGTPKFSGEVRFEYRPEGQYHFGNYLYDPSTNFEWKTWGQLNYWTDRMYNNVGSPLYDLNRNLFEKIKSGKGTSADTALANRTMEWAHNLWLNNHTPSEENQLGVYDYRQHSYKRFMFGFGGPLGKNPDLLKFYFAGEYRNKPTRLPTPERDQVYQYYTLTLTYQPFTAHKFKFMGALQKYRGGLWSGSDDIRWAGIPFVPGGSSSKYRVTTDPVRSEQTITQSLSWIYTISTSSFLETIINNQQERFEIPYVTAPSYDLEADRADSLTDPRGFVLPRGLWYDSEYTQPFSFSSIYYQDSRNNHWGATIDYTNQITNSNLLKAGFKFYYWDLMNNAVNSSFQANTYVTRSGFAEFYRAYPYNVAAYIQDKMEYEGMIANVGVRVETYNFQQGVSYDQFDPFYPGTGAEPFVGVPTTTSSESKYIVLPRIGISFPIGENTAFRIQYGHFASMPSFAQAYSQRTNAGWNNIGNPNLDYKKTIQYEFGLQQVLDDRNRIDISIYYNDRVTQIGTQRIAAITGNHNTTNVGYLPDNTPLYPYTSFANNGFGSTVGIEIIFEKVGVGNWGYRLSYNISQTTDGNFGASIVYPGGLRYERRDFTGEYVSYNDRTHNFRGYLQYQFKEEDGPEIFGINLLSNSLFGLTYTAQSGTPFTYITEFNQKSQLAIRNNRRYPLESNFDFNFQKTFKSYGMNLILGIRVMNLFNNKILTPMDTEDDLNNWINDTITMDDPADKPDRKSYRIASFKTYKNIPRQIFFSLGVGF; encoded by the coding sequence ATGAAAACCAGAATTATGTTACATCAAATCAAAAAAAATTTTGTTTTGTTGGTAATAATATTGTGTACTACAAATCTCATCTTTGCTCAGAAAGGTAAGATTTCCGGAAAAATTCTTGATGATAGAACCAGTGAAACATTAATTAGTGCAAACATTGTTCTTGAAGGAACAAATCTCGGTGCAACTTCAGATGTTGATGGTCGTTATACAATCCTTAATATCAGTCCAGGAAAATATTCGGTTACAGCAAGTATGATTGGTTATGGTAAACTTACAAAATCCCAGGTTGAAGTTTTTATTGATAGAACAACTGATGTAAGTTTCCGGCTCAAAGATGTTTCAATTCAGTTTCAACAGGTTACAATTGTTGCGGAAAAACCAAAAATAATAAAAGATCAAACTTCTACTGCAAACACTATGGATGATGAACAGATTAAAGCAGCGCCTATTGAAGGATTACGAGGCGCATTGGACTTGTCTTCCAGTTTTCAGAAAGATGATAAGGGGAATTACTCGGTTAGAGGATCCGGTTCTTACGAAATTAATTTTCAGGTAAATGGAATTTCACAATCACAATCCATAACAAGCGCTCCTGCAGGTGGAGCGGGTGTTGATAAAGCAGACAATTCTTATAAGTATGATGTCAATCCTCTTGCAGTTCAGCAGGTGCAGGTTATATCCGGTGGCTTCTCGGCTGAATATGGAAATGCACAAGCTGGGATTGTTAAAGTTGCTTTAAAGGAAGGTACACCAAAATTCAGCGGTGAAGTAAGATTTGAATATCGCCCTGAAGGACAATATCATTTTGGAAATTATTTATATGATCCTTCAACAAATTTTGAATGGAAAACCTGGGGACAATTAAATTACTGGACAGATAGAATGTATAATAATGTCGGTAGCCCACTTTATGATTTAAATAGAAATCTGTTTGAAAAAATAAAATCGGGGAAAGGTACATCCGCAGATACCGCTTTAGCCAACCGCACGATGGAATGGGCTCATAACCTGTGGCTTAATAATCATACTCCTTCTGAAGAAAATCAGCTTGGTGTTTATGATTACAGGCAACATTCTTACAAGCGTTTTATGTTTGGATTTGGCGGACCATTGGGGAAGAATCCTGATCTACTAAAATTTTACTTTGCTGGTGAGTACAGAAATAAACCAACACGTTTGCCAACTCCTGAACGGGATCAGGTTTATCAATATTATACTTTAACTTTAACATACCAGCCTTTTACTGCACACAAATTTAAATTTATGGGTGCACTGCAAAAATACCGAGGTGGTTTATGGTCTGGCTCCGATGATATTCGCTGGGCTGGAATTCCGTTTGTACCTGGCGGCTCTTCTTCCAAATATCGTGTAACAACAGACCCGGTTAGAAGTGAACAAACTATTACACAAAGTCTTAGCTGGATTTATACAATTAGTACAAGCTCCTTTTTAGAAACAATAATTAATAATCAGCAGGAAAGATTTGAAATTCCTTATGTTACTGCACCCAGTTATGATCTGGAAGCTGATCGTGCAGATAGTTTAACTGATCCGCGTGGGTTTGTGCTGCCAAGAGGATTATGGTATGATTCAGAATACACGCAACCATTTAGTTTCAGCTCAATTTATTATCAGGATTCCAGGAACAACCATTGGGGAGCAACAATTGATTACACAAATCAAATTACCAATTCCAATTTATTAAAAGCAGGATTTAAATTTTATTACTGGGACTTGATGAACAATGCGGTGAATTCAAGTTTTCAGGCAAACACTTATGTTACGCGTTCAGGTTTTGCAGAATTTTATCGTGCTTATCCTTATAATGTTGCCGCATATATTCAGGATAAAATGGAATATGAAGGGATGATTGCTAATGTTGGAGTAAGAGTAGAAACTTATAATTTCCAGCAAGGTGTTTCATACGATCAATTTGATCCGTTTTATCCGGGCACTGGTGCCGAACCTTTTGTTGGAGTTCCGACTACAACTTCAAGCGAATCTAAATATATTGTTCTACCAAGAATCGGAATTTCTTTTCCAATCGGGGAAAACACTGCATTCAGAATTCAATATGGTCACTTTGCATCAATGCCCAGTTTTGCCCAGGCGTATTCGCAAAGAACAAATGCAGGATGGAATAACATTGGTAATCCAAATCTGGATTACAAGAAAACAATTCAATATGAATTCGGGTTACAGCAGGTTCTGGATGATAGAAACCGTATTGATATTTCAATTTATTATAACGATAGAGTAACACAAATTGGTACCCAGAGAATTGCCGCCATAACCGGTAACCACAACACAACCAATGTTGGATATTTACCGGACAACACTCCATTATATCCTTACACATCTTTTGCAAATAATGGATTTGGATCAACTGTTGGAATAGAAATTATTTTTGAAAAAGTTGGTGTGGGCAATTGGGGTTACCGGCTAAGCTATAATATTTCCCAAACTACTGATGGCAACTTTGGAGCCTCAATTGTATATCCTGGTGGTTTACGATATGAACGGAGAGATTTTACCGGTGAGTATGTTTCATACAATGATCGTACCCATAACTTCAGAGGTTATCTTCAATATCAATTCAAAGAGGAAGATGGTCCCGAGATTTTTGGAATAAATCTTTTAAGCAATTCTTTATTTGGATTAACTTATACAGCGCAATCAGGAACACCATTTACTTATATAACAGAGTTTAATCAAAAATCGCAGCTTGCAATAAGGAATAACCGGCGCTATCCTCTGGAATCCAACTTCGATTTTAATTTCCAGAAAACTTTTAAATCTTATGGAATGAATTTGATTTTAGGTATAAGAGTTATGAATTTGTTCAACAATAAAATATTAACTCCAATGGATACAGAAGACGATTTAAATAATTGGATAAACGATACAATTACGATGGATGATCCGGCTGATAAACCGGATAGAAAATCGTACAGAATTGCTTCGTTCAAGACGTACAAGAATATACCAAGACAAATATTCTTTTCACTTGGAGTAGGATTTTAG
- a CDS encoding PorV/PorQ family protein: protein MKKIILSLFILTSIATAQQDFKKTSTSGFVFLEIPISARTAALGETAIALDDMNSDAIFSNAGGLGFSKQKHCLSLSYSPWFADIKNYAASYSFSSELGVIAVGAILLDYGSMPRTVKAGQRLYDIQGTFNADALALMVGYSKMLTDRFSFGIAVKYAREKIDVYSVNNMLFDGGVLYYTGLSSLRIAATIQNFGTNAKYINDEFRMPSWLRLGAAAEVFGDFNSDYRVTTSLELVHASDNDERINAGAEAAWKNILIIRGGYKFNYDEETYSLGIGLTPPGVPAKFDVAYADYGRLGNILRFTIQLGML from the coding sequence ATGAAAAAAATAATTTTAAGTTTATTTATACTCACTTCTATTGCAACAGCTCAGCAGGATTTCAAAAAAACATCTACAAGCGGATTCGTTTTTTTAGAAATTCCTATTAGTGCAAGAACAGCCGCGCTGGGAGAGACTGCTATTGCGTTAGACGACATGAATTCCGATGCAATATTTTCTAACGCCGGCGGGCTTGGATTCAGCAAACAAAAACATTGCTTGTCTTTATCCTATTCACCTTGGTTTGCAGATATTAAAAATTATGCGGCAAGTTATTCCTTCAGTTCAGAACTTGGCGTTATAGCTGTCGGAGCAATTTTGCTTGATTATGGTTCAATGCCCCGCACGGTTAAAGCTGGTCAGCGCTTGTATGATATTCAGGGAACGTTTAATGCCGATGCTTTGGCTTTGATGGTGGGCTACTCTAAAATGTTAACTGATAGATTTTCATTTGGAATTGCTGTTAAATACGCACGCGAGAAAATTGATGTGTACTCGGTTAACAACATGTTGTTTGATGGCGGCGTTCTTTATTATACCGGTTTGTCATCACTAAGGATTGCGGCTACCATCCAAAACTTTGGAACCAATGCAAAATATATAAATGATGAGTTCAGAATGCCTTCCTGGTTACGGCTTGGTGCCGCTGCTGAGGTATTTGGTGATTTTAATTCTGATTACCGTGTAACTACTTCTCTGGAATTGGTTCACGCCAGTGATAATGATGAACGGATAAATGCAGGAGCAGAAGCCGCATGGAAAAATATTTTAATTATTCGCGGCGGATACAAATTTAATTATGATGAAGAAACTTATAGCCTTGGTATTGGGCTAACACCTCCGGGAGTTCCGGCAAAATTTGATGTTGCATATGCAGATTATGGCAGGTTAGGTAACATTCTCAGATTCACAATACAACTTGGTATGCTATGA